A region from the Nonlabens sp. YIK11 genome encodes:
- a CDS encoding type 1 glutamine amidotransferase domain-containing protein, with protein MNKNVAILATNGFEESELTSPKKAFEDAGATVHIVSPEKGEIKAWADGNWSKSYKVDKQLNEVSASDYDALMLPGGVINPDSLRTNEDALSFIKDFFKQKKPVSAICHGPWTLINAEVVEGRKMTSYHTIRKDLENAGANWVDQEVVTDQGFVTSRNPNDLPAFNKKIVEELREGKHDRQHA; from the coding sequence ATGAATAAGAATGTAGCCATATTAGCCACGAATGGATTTGAAGAAAGCGAACTTACCAGTCCTAAAAAAGCTTTTGAAGATGCAGGAGCCACTGTACATATAGTATCACCTGAAAAAGGTGAAATTAAAGCTTGGGCAGACGGTAATTGGTCCAAATCCTATAAGGTAGATAAACAATTAAATGAAGTCAGTGCCAGTGATTATGATGCGCTGATGTTGCCTGGAGGCGTAATCAATCCAGACAGTTTGAGAACCAACGAAGATGCCCTTTCTTTTATTAAAGACTTTTTCAAACAGAAGAAGCCAGTAAGTGCTATTTGTCACGGGCCGTGGACCTTAATTAATGCAGAAGTAGTGGAAGGCAGAAAAATGACGTCCTACCACACTATACGTAAAGATTTAGAAAACGCAGGAGCTAACTGGGTAGACCAAGAAGTTGTAACCGATCAAGGGTTTGTAACTAGTAGAAATCCCAACGATCTTCCAGCGTTCAACAAAAAAATTGTTGAAGAATTGAGAGAAGGAAAACACGATAGACAACACGCATAA
- the mscL gene encoding large conductance mechanosensitive channel protein MscL has translation MGLLTEFKEFAVKGNMIDMAVGIIIGTAFNKVVTAIVEKVFLPPLSLLTDGVNFSNRKWVLREGIEATNTTGATPTPGTEEIAIGYGELIQVSIDFLIIGFTVFVVIKLMNKLRNRAQDPKNPEVVTPKDIELLNDLKELMQEQNKILSQK, from the coding sequence ATGGGCTTATTAACTGAATTTAAAGAGTTTGCGGTCAAGGGAAACATGATCGATATGGCCGTAGGTATCATCATTGGTACGGCATTCAACAAGGTGGTCACAGCCATTGTAGAAAAGGTTTTTTTACCACCATTATCACTGTTGACTGATGGTGTCAACTTCTCAAACCGTAAATGGGTACTGCGAGAAGGCATTGAAGCCACCAATACCACAGGTGCCACGCCTACACCAGGAACCGAAGAGATTGCCATAGGCTACGGTGAGTTGATCCAGGTTTCCATTGACTTTTTAATTATTGGATTTACCGTTTTTGTCGTGATTAAACTCATGAACAAGCTGCGCAATAGGGCACAGGATCCCAAAAATCCAGAAGTGGTCACTCCTAAGGATATCGAGCTGCTCAATGATTTAAAAGAGCTCATGCAAGAGCAAAACAAAATACTCTCTCAAAAATAA
- a CDS encoding GldL-related protein, translating into MKNKGFIIILIVAIILIITGALFKIMHWGFGEGTLINGNTILATGLVLKVVALFAFMGNILTTNNSNE; encoded by the coding sequence TTGAAGAATAAAGGATTCATTATAATTTTAATAGTTGCGATAATTCTTATAATCACAGGTGCATTATTCAAGATCATGCATTGGGGTTTTGGAGAAGGTACTTTGATCAATGGGAATACAATATTAGCGACTGGTTTGGTATTAAAAGTTGTTGCGCTTTTTGCTTTTATGGGTAATATTTTAACTACAAATAATTCCAATGAGTAA
- a CDS encoding Lrp/AsnC family transcriptional regulator, which yields MRAKIDEIDKQILDVLIENTRTPFTDIAKRLNISAGTVHVRVKKMEESGIIHGSSLTVDYQQLGYNFIAYIGVYLDRTSQTQFVLGRIAEIPYVTVAHITTGKFNIFCKIRARDTTHAKKIIFLLDDIDGVSRTETMISLEESINDKKRLLHKVFQDL from the coding sequence ATGAGGGCTAAAATAGACGAGATCGATAAGCAAATTCTTGATGTCTTAATTGAAAACACAAGAACACCTTTTACTGATATCGCAAAAAGATTAAATATTTCCGCTGGAACGGTTCACGTTCGGGTGAAAAAGATGGAAGAATCAGGAATCATTCATGGTTCCTCTTTAACGGTGGACTATCAACAGCTGGGTTACAACTTCATCGCTTACATAGGAGTATATCTAGACCGCACCAGTCAAACACAATTTGTATTGGGACGCATTGCAGAGATTCCTTATGTAACAGTGGCTCACATTACCACAGGTAAGTTCAATATCTTCTGTAAGATAAGAGCAAGAGACACTACGCATGCAAAAAAGATCATCTTCCTTTTAGACGACATCGACGGTGTGAGCCGTACAGAGACGATGATAAGTCTGGAAGAAAGCATCAATGATAAGAAACGATTGCTGCATAAAGTATTTCAGGATCTATAA
- a CDS encoding DinB family protein, with amino-acid sequence MIFRRDIRPSEYAAYYEPYINSISLSSDMLFMLKETLRETIKFIDNLEKPLDHRYAPDKWSIGELLVHCMDTERIFGYRALSFMRGDATNLPGFDQDLYVRGLRDFAFAKANLISSLEIVRASTIDLFENATPESLNNLGVGSGHSMSVRAIPFVICGHWKHHLKIIENRY; translated from the coding sequence ATGATTTTCCGTAGAGATATTAGGCCGTCAGAATATGCGGCGTACTACGAACCTTACATAAATAGCATATCGCTTTCCAGTGATATGCTATTTATGCTTAAGGAAACGCTTCGGGAAACGATTAAGTTCATCGATAATCTAGAAAAGCCCTTAGACCATCGCTATGCGCCAGATAAGTGGAGTATAGGTGAGCTGCTGGTCCACTGTATGGATACGGAACGCATTTTTGGTTACCGCGCCTTGTCATTCATGCGAGGTGATGCGACCAACCTTCCGGGATTTGATCAGGATTTATATGTGAGAGGTTTGAGGGATTTCGCTTTCGCGAAAGCGAACCTTATATCATCCCTAGAAATTGTACGAGCTTCTACCATTGATTTGTTTGAGAATGCAACGCCAGAATCATTGAATAATCTAGGTGTTGGTAGCGGTCACTCTATGTCAGTTAGAGCAATTCCGTTTGTGATATGTGGACACTGGAAGCATCATTTAAAAATCATTGAGAACAGATATTAA
- a CDS encoding M14 family zinc carboxypeptidase, translating into MSSSIHKLPRYFTYEHFEKVFMEVIEKLPQDFYSFSYLGSSVENRSVFGLRLGHGDLKVLAWSQMHGNESTTTRAIVGLLENKEFFQLLDNISLYIIPVLNPDGANEWTRNNANNVDLNRDAQELSQPESLILKDAIDFFKPDLALNLHGQRTIYGVENSVLPCQLSFLTPSADPDKRITPSRLQSMKLINHIIADLKDLSKAAVGRYDDAFNINCWGDYCQSQDIPTILFEAGHAGEDYSRDHVVELIKESLMSVLKNVPMMKNIENENESVLEVYQSIPAVQKNYVDILLRNAPSINGARDIAIMYHEQVASGGLEFIPMIYAIDEDCILYGHRTIDLAKEENFQDDLVIEDDMVVTSQSLKISSFIK; encoded by the coding sequence ATGAGCTCATCCATTCATAAGCTACCTCGATACTTTACCTATGAACATTTTGAAAAGGTTTTCATGGAAGTTATTGAAAAGTTGCCGCAGGATTTTTATTCGTTTTCCTATCTAGGATCTTCTGTTGAAAATCGATCTGTTTTTGGATTACGTCTAGGTCATGGCGATCTTAAGGTTTTGGCGTGGTCACAAATGCACGGTAACGAATCGACGACCACAAGAGCCATTGTAGGGCTTTTGGAAAACAAGGAATTCTTTCAACTTCTGGATAACATATCATTATATATTATTCCCGTTTTAAATCCTGATGGCGCTAATGAATGGACACGTAATAATGCCAATAACGTCGATCTTAATCGAGATGCTCAGGAATTGAGTCAGCCAGAAAGTTTGATTTTAAAAGATGCTATTGATTTTTTTAAACCTGATCTGGCCTTAAATCTTCATGGTCAAAGAACCATCTATGGTGTTGAAAATTCGGTCTTGCCCTGTCAATTGTCTTTTTTGACACCATCAGCAGATCCAGATAAGCGTATAACACCATCTCGTTTGCAGTCTATGAAACTCATCAATCACATAATTGCCGACCTTAAAGATCTTTCTAAGGCAGCTGTAGGCCGATATGATGATGCCTTCAATATCAATTGTTGGGGTGATTACTGTCAGTCTCAAGACATTCCCACCATTTTATTTGAGGCTGGACACGCTGGCGAAGACTACAGTCGCGACCATGTAGTAGAACTGATTAAGGAATCGCTAATGAGCGTTTTGAAAAACGTACCCATGATGAAAAATATAGAGAATGAAAATGAGTCCGTTTTAGAAGTCTATCAATCCATTCCTGCGGTACAGAAAAATTATGTAGATATATTGTTGCGCAATGCACCATCAATTAATGGAGCCCGAGACATCGCGATCATGTACCATGAACAGGTTGCTTCTGGTGGACTTGAGTTCATACCTATGATATATGCCATTGATGAGGACTGTATTTTATATGGACATCGAACTATAGACCTAGCCAAAGAAGAAAATTTCCAAGATGATCTGGTTATAGAAGACGATATGGTGGTCACCTCTCAATCGCTAAAAATCAGTTCTTTCATTAAATAA
- a CDS encoding DNA gyrase/topoisomerase IV subunit A — protein sequence MSEENENEELENLDNSFEEQATETITRVTGMYKEWFLDYASYVILERAVPAIEDGFKPVQRRIMQSMKDLDDGRYNKVANIVGHTMQYHPHGDASIGDAMVQIGQKDLLIDMQGNWGNILTGDPAAASRYIEARLSKFALEVLFNPKITEWQSSYDGRRKEPINLPVKFPLLLTQGAEGIAVGLSTKILPHNFNEIIDASIKHLQGKRFKLYPDFPTGGEADISGYNDGMRGGKVRVRAKMHSPDKSTIIITEIPFSTTTSSLIDSILKANEKGKIKIKKIEDNTAAEVEIQIHLPPGLSPDKTMDALFAFTNCEVSVSPLGCVIEDNKPLFVGVTEMLRRSTDHTVELIRQELQIQLDEVEEQWHFASLERIFIENRIYRDIEEEETWDGVINAIDKGLKPHIGHLKRAITVDDIVRLTEIRIKRISKFDIDKAQQKIEALEDRIAELKKNLENLIEFTIDYFKKLQKDYGKDRTRQTALKAFDDIVASKVVIRNTKLYVNRKEGFVGTSLKRDEYVCDCADIDDIIVFTKAGTMMVTKVDAKTFVGKDILHVAVWKKKDKRTIYNLIYRDGKTGPSYVKRFSVTSMTRDREYSVGYGTAGTSVHYFSANPNGEAEIVTINLRQQGSIKKLKWDLDFSEILIKGRSSKGNLVTKYNIKKVELKEEGVSTLKPRKIWFDDTVRRLNVDGRGELLGEFKGDDRLLIINQKGIAKTVVPEVTARFDDDMIVLEKWIPNKPISAIYFNGEKDLFYVKRFLIENEDKEELFISDHEKSYLEIISTDHLPVAEVVFNKPRGKEQPPNEEIPLEEFISIKGITAQGNMLTKEKVKQINLLDPLPYEEPEVEDVEVIEEDDEDDTPDNGNNSQDEKPTKEKDQDGESPIDDKGQASLF from the coding sequence ATGAGCGAAGAAAACGAAAACGAAGAATTAGAGAATCTGGACAACAGCTTTGAAGAACAAGCCACAGAAACCATTACACGTGTCACTGGCATGTACAAGGAATGGTTTCTGGACTATGCCAGTTACGTAATTCTGGAGCGTGCGGTACCTGCCATAGAAGATGGTTTTAAACCAGTGCAACGACGTATCATGCAATCCATGAAGGATCTGGATGATGGTCGTTATAACAAGGTGGCAAACATTGTAGGTCACACTATGCAGTATCACCCGCATGGTGATGCATCCATAGGCGATGCCATGGTACAAATAGGGCAGAAGGACCTGCTCATTGATATGCAAGGAAACTGGGGAAACATTCTTACCGGCGATCCTGCAGCGGCCTCTCGTTACATTGAAGCGCGTTTATCCAAATTTGCTCTAGAAGTTCTCTTCAATCCTAAAATAACCGAATGGCAATCCAGCTATGATGGCCGTCGTAAGGAGCCTATCAATCTACCGGTCAAGTTTCCGTTACTGCTCACGCAAGGAGCGGAAGGTATTGCCGTAGGTTTAAGTACCAAAATATTACCACACAACTTTAACGAGATCATTGATGCCAGCATTAAACATTTGCAGGGCAAGCGTTTCAAATTATATCCTGATTTTCCAACAGGTGGCGAGGCAGATATCTCTGGCTATAACGATGGTATGCGAGGCGGTAAGGTACGTGTGCGTGCTAAAATGCATTCACCAGACAAGAGTACCATCATCATCACAGAGATTCCATTCTCTACAACTACCAGTTCGCTGATTGATTCCATTCTCAAAGCCAACGAGAAAGGCAAGATCAAGATCAAAAAGATCGAGGACAACACAGCTGCCGAAGTTGAGATCCAGATCCACTTACCGCCAGGATTGTCTCCAGACAAGACCATGGATGCATTGTTTGCTTTTACCAATTGTGAGGTAAGCGTATCGCCGCTGGGTTGTGTCATTGAAGATAACAAGCCATTATTTGTAGGCGTGACTGAAATGCTGCGCCGCAGCACAGATCACACGGTAGAACTCATACGTCAAGAGTTACAAATCCAGCTGGATGAAGTAGAAGAGCAGTGGCACTTTGCATCACTCGAGCGCATTTTTATTGAGAACAGGATCTACCGCGATATAGAAGAAGAAGAAACTTGGGATGGCGTGATCAATGCCATTGACAAAGGCTTGAAGCCGCATATTGGGCATTTGAAGCGAGCGATTACAGTAGATGATATTGTGAGGTTGACAGAGATTCGCATCAAGCGCATTTCTAAGTTTGATATCGATAAGGCACAGCAAAAAATTGAAGCGCTGGAAGACCGTATTGCAGAACTCAAAAAGAACCTGGAGAATCTGATAGAATTTACCATTGATTACTTCAAGAAATTGCAAAAGGATTACGGTAAGGACCGTACACGCCAGACCGCACTCAAAGCCTTTGATGATATCGTCGCCAGTAAGGTGGTCATTAGAAATACAAAGCTATACGTCAATCGCAAAGAAGGTTTCGTTGGGACCAGCTTGAAGCGCGATGAATATGTTTGTGATTGCGCAGACATCGATGATATTATCGTTTTCACGAAAGCCGGAACCATGATGGTCACTAAGGTAGATGCCAAGACGTTCGTTGGTAAAGATATTTTACATGTGGCTGTCTGGAAAAAGAAGGATAAACGCACTATTTACAACCTGATTTACCGTGATGGTAAGACAGGTCCTAGTTATGTAAAGCGATTTTCAGTGACGAGCATGACCAGAGATCGTGAATACAGTGTAGGCTATGGAACGGCAGGTACCAGCGTTCATTATTTTAGCGCCAACCCTAATGGTGAGGCAGAAATCGTCACGATCAACCTGCGCCAGCAAGGCAGCATCAAAAAATTAAAATGGGACCTAGATTTCTCTGAAATTTTGATCAAAGGAAGATCCAGTAAAGGAAATCTGGTGACTAAATACAACATCAAGAAAGTCGAACTCAAGGAAGAAGGCGTGAGTACGCTCAAACCGCGCAAGATCTGGTTTGATGATACGGTAAGACGACTTAATGTGGACGGTCGCGGTGAATTGCTGGGCGAGTTCAAAGGCGACGATCGATTACTAATCATCAATCAAAAAGGAATAGCGAAAACTGTGGTTCCTGAAGTTACAGCGCGTTTTGACGATGATATGATCGTTTTGGAAAAATGGATTCCCAACAAACCTATCAGTGCTATTTACTTTAATGGTGAGAAGGATTTATTTTACGTGAAGCGTTTCTTGATCGAGAATGAAGACAAAGAAGAGCTTTTCATATCAGACCACGAGAAATCCTATCTAGAAATCATTTCTACAGATCATCTACCGGTCGCGGAAGTGGTTTTCAATAAACCTCGTGGTAAGGAACAACCACCTAATGAGGAAATTCCGTTAGAAGAATTCATAAGCATCAAAGGCATCACGGCTCAAGGGAATATGTTGACAAAGGAAAAAGTCAAGCAAATCAACCTGCTGGATCCTTTGCCTTATGAAGAGCCGGAAGTAGAAGACGTAGAGGTCATTGAAGAAGATGACGAGGACGATACACCTGATAACGGCAACAATTCTCAAGACGAGAAACCTACAAAAGAAAAAGATCAAGATGGTGAGTCGCCTATAGATGATAAGGGACAAGCCAGTCTATTTTAA
- a CDS encoding helix-turn-helix domain-containing protein, translating to MVDSEEFSKRLELIMERHELNASSFAEQIGVGRSSISHILSGRNKPSLDFVLSILKSFDDVDLYWLLNGKGTYPKSSVTENSNASSESTTINKKVIVPEKANIPDQPAEQKTTEQLTEVPKKVSRLSIKNGKNITKVIWFYEDGTFEEFVPNS from the coding sequence ATGGTAGATTCAGAAGAATTTTCGAAACGATTAGAGCTCATTATGGAGCGGCATGAGCTTAATGCATCGAGTTTTGCCGAGCAAATTGGTGTAGGACGCAGTTCCATATCGCATATTTTATCTGGACGTAACAAGCCTAGTCTAGACTTTGTATTGTCTATTCTCAAGAGTTTTGATGATGTAGATCTTTACTGGTTGTTAAATGGAAAAGGCACCTACCCTAAATCAAGTGTTACAGAAAATTCAAATGCATCAAGTGAATCAACAACGATAAATAAGAAAGTAATCGTTCCAGAGAAAGCTAATATTCCAGACCAACCTGCAGAGCAAAAAACAACGGAACAACTTACCGAGGTTCCAAAAAAAGTATCTAGACTATCTATTAAAAACGGGAAGAATATAACAAAAGTAATTTGGTTCTATGAAGATGGAACCTTTGAAGAGTTCGTACCTAATTCTTGA
- a CDS encoding DNA topoisomerase IV subunit B — translation MSEETKYTEDNIRSLDWKEHIRMRPGMYIGKLGDGSSADDGIYILLKEVIDNSIDEFVMGTGKTIEVSIQGERVIVRDYGRGIPLGKVVDVVSKMNTGGKYDSRAFKKSVGLNGVGTKAVNALSNFFRVESTRDGKSASAEFSRGELTDQEMLEETSRRKGTKITFIPDEEIFKNFKYRPEYVSRMLKYYVYLNPGLTIVFNGEKFFSEHGLKDLLSETINKSDRLYPIIHLRGEDIEIAMTHSKTQYSEEYHSFVNGQNTTQGGTHQAAFREAVVKTIREFYNKNYDASDIRKSIVSAIAIKVMEPVFESQTKTKLGSTDMGGDLPTVRTFINDFVKTQLDNYLHKNPETADALQRKIIQAERERKELSGIRKLAKDRAKKASLHNKKLRDCRVHLTDNKKDSYLDSTLFITEGDSASGSITKSRNVNTQAVFSLRGKPLNSYNMSKKIVYENEEFNLLQAALNIEDSMEDLRYNKIVIATDADVDGMHIRLLLITFFLQFFPELIKKGHLYILQTPLFRVRNKKETRYCYTPEERSEALAELGKNPEITRFKGLGEISPDEFQHFIGDDIRLDPIMLDDNMSIEELLSFYMGKNTPDRQEFIIDNLKVELDVVEEGLPL, via the coding sequence ATGAGCGAGGAAACTAAATATACCGAGGATAATATACGGTCGCTGGACTGGAAGGAGCATATAAGAATGCGTCCTGGAATGTACATTGGGAAACTGGGCGACGGCTCCAGTGCCGATGACGGAATCTATATTCTACTTAAAGAGGTTATTGATAACTCCATCGATGAATTTGTGATGGGAACCGGTAAAACCATTGAGGTTTCCATACAGGGCGAGCGTGTCATCGTGCGTGATTATGGTCGTGGAATACCGCTGGGTAAGGTGGTCGATGTGGTGTCAAAAATGAATACCGGTGGTAAGTATGACAGTCGTGCGTTCAAGAAATCAGTTGGATTAAACGGAGTAGGAACCAAGGCAGTAAATGCACTGTCCAATTTTTTTAGGGTAGAATCCACACGTGACGGTAAGAGTGCAAGTGCAGAATTCTCTCGTGGCGAACTTACCGACCAAGAAATGCTGGAAGAAACCAGCCGTCGCAAGGGAACTAAAATTACATTCATTCCTGACGAGGAGATTTTCAAAAACTTCAAGTACCGTCCAGAGTATGTGTCACGCATGCTCAAGTACTACGTATATCTCAATCCTGGATTGACCATCGTCTTCAATGGTGAGAAGTTTTTCTCAGAACATGGTTTGAAAGACCTGTTGAGCGAGACCATCAATAAATCAGATCGACTTTATCCTATCATCCATTTGCGTGGCGAGGATATCGAGATCGCGATGACGCACAGTAAAACACAGTACTCTGAAGAGTATCATTCCTTTGTCAATGGACAGAACACCACGCAAGGTGGTACGCATCAAGCTGCTTTTAGAGAAGCTGTTGTAAAAACCATTCGCGAGTTTTATAACAAAAATTACGATGCCAGTGATATACGCAAGTCCATTGTAAGCGCTATTGCCATAAAGGTAATGGAGCCTGTTTTTGAATCGCAGACTAAAACAAAACTAGGTTCTACAGACATGGGCGGTGATTTGCCTACCGTGCGCACGTTTATCAATGACTTTGTTAAAACGCAGCTAGATAACTATCTACATAAAAACCCAGAAACGGCAGATGCACTGCAGCGCAAGATCATACAGGCAGAACGCGAACGTAAAGAATTGAGTGGTATTAGGAAGCTGGCTAAGGATCGAGCAAAAAAAGCCAGCCTGCACAATAAAAAACTACGAGATTGCCGGGTGCATTTGACAGATAATAAAAAAGATAGCTACCTAGACAGCACACTATTTATTACCGAAGGTGATAGTGCGAGCGGATCCATAACTAAATCCCGCAACGTGAATACCCAAGCGGTGTTTTCACTGCGTGGTAAACCATTGAATTCTTACAACATGAGCAAGAAGATTGTTTATGAAAATGAAGAATTCAACTTGCTTCAAGCGGCCTTGAATATTGAGGACAGCATGGAAGACCTGCGCTATAACAAGATCGTCATCGCCACAGATGCCGATGTGGATGGAATGCACATACGCTTGTTATTGATCACGTTTTTCCTTCAATTTTTCCCAGAACTGATCAAAAAAGGTCATTTATACATATTGCAAACGCCATTGTTCAGGGTACGTAACAAAAAGGAAACCCGATACTGTTACACACCAGAAGAACGCTCAGAGGCACTAGCGGAACTGGGTAAAAATCCAGAAATCACCCGATTTAAAGGTTTGGGTGAAATAAGCCCGGATGAGTTCCAACATTTTATAGGTGATGACATACGACTAGATCCTATTATGCTAGATGACAACATGAGTATTGAAGAATTGCTGAGTTTCTACATGGGTAAAAACACACCAGATCGTCAGGAGTTTATCATTGATAACTTAAAGGTAGAATTGGATGTGGTGGAGGAAGGTTTGCCTTTATGA
- the dnaN gene encoding DNA polymerase III subunit beta, translating into MKFIVSSSYLQKHLQLLGGVINNNNTLPILDNFLLELVGNELKVSASDMETTIISRLNVESQDDGQIAIPARLLLDTLKTFPEQPLTFHSEGTMMTVSHDKGKSEIACAPAEEFPKAVQLQDPSSTSVMGDTLATAINKTIFAAGNDDLRPVMSGVFFQFASDSLTFVATDAHKLVRYRREDVTASQTAEFIMPKKPLNLLKSILQGSEADVLIEYNESNAQFTFENTTIICRLIDGKYPNYEAVIPKENPNKLTISRTQFLNSVRRVSIFSNKTTHQIRLKMAGAELNISAEDLDYSNKADERLTCDYQGDDMQIGFNSRFLIEMLNNLNCDDVSLEMSLPNRAGILTPVDGLDEGENVTMLVMPVMLNQ; encoded by the coding sequence ATGAAGTTTATAGTATCAAGTTCCTATTTGCAAAAGCACTTACAATTGTTAGGTGGTGTGATAAACAATAACAACACATTGCCTATTCTTGACAATTTCCTTTTGGAATTGGTCGGTAATGAATTGAAGGTTTCTGCATCTGACATGGAGACCACAATTATTAGTAGACTAAATGTTGAAAGTCAAGATGATGGTCAAATTGCTATTCCAGCAAGATTATTATTGGATACCTTAAAAACCTTTCCTGAGCAGCCACTTACGTTTCATTCTGAAGGAACAATGATGACCGTAAGTCATGACAAAGGAAAATCTGAAATAGCTTGTGCTCCGGCTGAAGAATTCCCAAAAGCAGTTCAACTGCAGGATCCTAGTAGTACTTCCGTGATGGGTGATACCCTAGCGACAGCTATTAACAAAACGATTTTTGCAGCAGGAAATGATGATTTGAGACCCGTGATGAGTGGAGTATTCTTCCAATTTGCTAGTGATTCCCTAACCTTTGTGGCTACTGATGCTCATAAACTGGTTCGTTACAGAAGAGAAGATGTTACGGCAAGTCAGACGGCAGAATTTATCATGCCTAAAAAGCCACTCAACTTATTGAAGTCTATTCTACAAGGAAGCGAGGCTGATGTACTCATTGAATACAATGAAAGTAATGCTCAATTTACTTTTGAGAACACAACCATCATCTGTAGATTGATTGATGGAAAGTATCCTAATTATGAGGCAGTAATTCCTAAGGAAAACCCTAACAAACTTACCATTTCAAGAACGCAGTTCTTGAATAGTGTGCGACGTGTGAGCATTTTCTCCAATAAAACCACGCACCAGATAAGACTTAAAATGGCAGGTGCAGAATTAAATATTTCTGCTGAAGATCTAGATTATAGCAATAAAGCAGACGAGCGACTCACTTGCGATTATCAAGGTGATGACATGCAAATAGGCTTTAACAGTCGTTTCTTGATTGAAATGCTCAATAACCTTAATTGTGATGATGTATCGCTTGAAATGTCGTTACCCAATCGCGCTGGTATTCTAACCCCAGTAGATGGACTTGATGAAGGTGAAAATGTGACGATGCTGGTAATGCCCGTGATGCTTAATCAATAA